One Leptospira wolbachii serovar Codice str. CDC genomic region harbors:
- a CDS encoding zinc ribbon domain-containing protein, whose amino-acid sequence MVAMAEEKIYEMLWDCEFCGSKKLLGKTHRHCPNCGATQDPTRRYFPNDADKVAVQDHIYYGADKTCPFCQTANGAKATFCGNCGGSLDGAQNVKLRSDQDGLTEDSVQKAKEDLAFANSEFIKPHPKTPKWVLWLLGSIVFGGIGFVCLGVLWTEKVELQITHHEWSRSIAIDQFKPVSESEWCDSMPMGAYSVSRSRQIRSYNSIPDGEDCHTVRSDRGDGTFSESESCSTKYRQEPVYDDHCSYRIDKWAFDRNAVAKGFGTTQEPYWPTPQIRECGNTAIGCERLGAKTEKYMVYFTESSGETKGEKHDCEFDIAKWKSLPAKALYQTEKSVIFNYITCDTIQMLEDATTEE is encoded by the coding sequence TTGGTTGCGATGGCAGAAGAAAAAATCTATGAAATGCTTTGGGACTGCGAATTCTGCGGTTCTAAAAAACTACTCGGTAAAACTCATAGGCATTGTCCCAATTGTGGAGCCACTCAAGATCCCACGCGTAGATACTTTCCCAATGATGCGGATAAGGTCGCCGTCCAGGATCATATTTACTACGGCGCGGATAAAACTTGTCCTTTCTGCCAAACTGCCAATGGGGCTAAAGCTACGTTCTGTGGTAACTGCGGTGGTTCTCTGGATGGGGCACAAAATGTAAAACTTCGTTCGGACCAAGATGGTCTCACCGAAGATTCTGTCCAAAAAGCAAAAGAAGATTTGGCTTTTGCCAATTCGGAATTCATCAAACCTCATCCCAAAACACCGAAGTGGGTTCTTTGGTTACTTGGCTCGATCGTATTTGGTGGAATTGGATTTGTTTGTCTCGGAGTTTTATGGACAGAAAAAGTAGAACTCCAAATCACCCATCATGAATGGTCTCGTAGCATTGCCATAGACCAATTCAAACCTGTTTCCGAATCCGAATGGTGTGACTCTATGCCTATGGGTGCGTACAGTGTGTCCAGAAGTCGTCAAATCAGAAGTTATAATAGTATACCCGATGGCGAAGATTGCCATACAGTTCGTTCGGATCGTGGGGACGGAACTTTTTCCGAAAGTGAAAGTTGTTCCACCAAATACAGACAAGAACCAGTCTATGATGACCATTGCAGTTACCGGATTGATAAATGGGCTTTTGATCGCAATGCAGTGGCCAAGGGATTTGGAACCACACAAGAGCCTTATTGGCCCACTCCCCAAATCCGCGAATGTGGTAACACCGCCATTGGTTGTGAAAGGTTAGGAGCGAAAACAGAAAAGTATATGGTTTATTTTACAGAGTCCAGTGGCGAAACCAAAGGGGAAAAACATGACTGTGAATTTGATATAGCCAAGTGGAAATCATTACCAGCCAAGGCACTCTACCAAACAGAAAAAAGTGTAATCTTTAACTACATCACATGCGACACCATACAAATGTTAGAAGACGCTACGACAGAGGAATAA
- a CDS encoding MATE family efflux transporter, translating to MISYTAIMVADTAMVGKLGEVPLAAVGFGGMVYFSIFAFLMGGSMAVQIIVARRFGEKNDRGVGITLINSVYLSLVLGSLLSYFGFLYAPEFMGWIGDDPQVIEVAGVYLSYRFLGTVLFFVGFALRGFFDGIGIVQAGMISSILAAVTNIFFNWLLIFGNWGFPALGVKGAAIASGLSSVPALLIVLFYFFRKDVIKFFQYEIFAPSFEILKELCMVGFAPALEGTLVNFAFSGFYKIAGMISTTTLASASVVLTCLSLSFMPGFSFGIAATTILGQSMGQGKMRLAYEGTMRSATFSAIVMGSMGLFFIISGPWLIGLFTDVPAVIKEAYPALCIVALIQAGDAYHMVIGSALRSAGMMYYVMFVYLVVSFLVMLPLAYLLGIVLAWGTIGIWSAFFIWILLMAVLFVGKFRRKEWVSIRI from the coding sequence ATGATTAGTTATACTGCCATCATGGTTGCTGATACCGCTATGGTTGGTAAATTGGGAGAGGTCCCTCTTGCCGCTGTGGGATTTGGTGGAATGGTTTATTTCTCTATTTTTGCTTTCCTTATGGGCGGATCTATGGCCGTGCAAATCATCGTTGCACGTCGATTTGGCGAAAAAAATGACAGAGGGGTCGGAATCACCCTGATCAATTCCGTCTATTTGTCCTTAGTTTTAGGATCTTTATTATCCTATTTTGGATTTCTTTATGCCCCAGAATTTATGGGATGGATCGGCGATGACCCTCAAGTAATCGAAGTGGCCGGTGTGTATTTATCTTACCGGTTTTTAGGAACTGTTCTGTTTTTTGTAGGGTTCGCCTTACGTGGATTTTTCGATGGTATTGGAATTGTACAAGCTGGTATGATTTCTTCTATATTGGCTGCCGTTACCAATATCTTTTTCAATTGGTTACTGATTTTTGGAAACTGGGGATTCCCTGCTTTGGGAGTAAAAGGGGCTGCTATTGCTTCTGGTTTGTCTTCTGTTCCGGCACTTCTTATCGTGTTGTTTTATTTTTTCCGCAAAGATGTAATCAAATTCTTTCAGTATGAAATCTTTGCACCGAGTTTTGAAATTCTTAAAGAACTTTGTATGGTTGGGTTTGCACCGGCTCTCGAAGGAACGCTTGTTAACTTTGCATTTTCTGGATTTTATAAAATTGCAGGAATGATTAGCACAACAACCCTTGCATCGGCAAGTGTTGTATTAACATGCCTTAGTTTGTCATTTATGCCAGGCTTTTCTTTTGGAATTGCTGCCACTACCATTCTTGGTCAGTCCATGGGACAGGGCAAAATGCGTTTGGCTTATGAAGGAACCATGCGTTCCGCAACTTTTTCGGCCATCGTTATGGGAAGTATGGGACTTTTCTTCATCATCTCAGGTCCTTGGCTCATTGGATTATTCACAGATGTGCCTGCCGTCATCAAGGAAGCTTACCCTGCACTTTGTATCGTGGCCCTCATCCAAGCGGGAGATGCCTACCACATGGTGATTGGATCTGCACTTCGTAGTGCTGGGATGATGTATTATGTGATGTTTGTTTACCTTGTTGTATCCTTCCTTGTTATGTTGCCGTTGGCTTATCTACTCGGGATAGTCCTAGCTTGGGGAACGATTGGAATCTGGTCTGCGTTTTTTATTTGGATTTTACTCATGGCAGTGCTTTTTGTCGGAAAATTTCGTAGGAAGGAGTGGGTAAGTATACGAATTTAA
- a CDS encoding TrkH family potassium uptake protein, giving the protein MKFKRFFVFLHRISLYLQVQRFEMRKFYMEQLRFVGRAFYILFGFLSVAILILDFGFYYPEEWKPYVTISIRSLVTFFILYESIHLIFTNKRWREYISLHKIELIILCMLGLEFIYEKNIVAILKSYHISGDDTTLIFLSANQVLFLFSNLAHFFRLSRNHDSKKLSPSIVFVSSFAFIILIGVCFLHFPKSTNGTVNSIDIIFTTISATCVTGLSTVDLTSQFTLTGQLMVLLLIQVGGLGLMTLTSFFSIFLAGKVSVSDTMMIKDLLSEETMGRAKEILKQITLQTLVIELLGAVLLFYSFPDNFPIALSEKIYYSIFHSISAFCNAGFSLLPNGLATEAFKHSEGFLSVIMFLIVLGGLGFPVLFQIRRRLSNPFDYKFRWSVTSKLVFWTTGFLLLFGWISYYFLEGNSSLKGLTTTEQIFHSLFYSVTTRTAGFNTLELSQMGLPITFISFFLMWVGASPVSTGGGIKTTTFAISLLNITNQIRGKERMEIDHRTIANSSIARASATIVLSLFVIFSAIFCLLLTENANFIDLCYEVVSAFGTVGLTRSLTPHLSDYGKIIICIVMFVGRVGILTLLVALSKKVDHISYEYPKEYVVVG; this is encoded by the coding sequence TTGAAGTTCAAACGATTCTTCGTTTTTCTCCATCGCATTTCCCTTTATCTACAAGTACAACGATTCGAAATGCGAAAGTTCTATATGGAACAACTTCGTTTTGTAGGTCGGGCGTTTTATATTCTATTCGGATTTTTATCGGTCGCCATTTTAATTTTAGATTTTGGATTTTATTATCCAGAAGAATGGAAACCCTATGTTACTATTTCCATTCGATCACTGGTTACATTTTTTATTTTATACGAATCCATTCATTTAATCTTCACAAACAAAAGATGGAGAGAGTATATATCTCTACACAAAATAGAACTTATCATTTTGTGTATGTTAGGTTTAGAATTCATTTATGAAAAGAATATAGTTGCCATCTTAAAATCCTATCATATCTCAGGGGATGACACCACACTTATCTTTTTATCAGCAAACCAAGTTTTATTTCTCTTTTCCAATTTGGCACATTTTTTCCGTCTTTCCAGAAATCATGATTCTAAAAAATTAAGCCCTTCGATTGTATTTGTATCTTCTTTTGCATTCATCATTTTAATTGGAGTTTGTTTTTTACATTTTCCAAAGTCTACGAACGGAACCGTCAATTCCATTGATATCATTTTTACAACCATCAGTGCCACTTGTGTAACGGGGCTTTCCACTGTAGATCTGACAAGCCAGTTTACGCTAACAGGCCAACTGATGGTTTTACTTCTCATCCAGGTGGGAGGACTCGGACTTATGACATTAACAAGTTTTTTTTCCATCTTCCTTGCAGGCAAAGTTTCTGTGAGTGATACGATGATGATTAAAGACCTTCTCTCCGAAGAAACTATGGGTCGTGCCAAAGAGATTTTAAAACAAATTACACTCCAAACATTGGTGATTGAACTATTAGGTGCTGTATTATTGTTTTATAGTTTTCCTGACAACTTCCCAATTGCTTTGTCAGAAAAAATTTACTATTCCATCTTTCATTCCATTTCTGCTTTCTGTAATGCTGGTTTCAGTTTGTTACCAAATGGACTGGCAACAGAAGCGTTCAAACATTCCGAAGGTTTTTTATCTGTGATTATGTTCCTCATTGTCCTCGGAGGCCTGGGTTTTCCTGTTTTATTTCAAATCCGAAGGCGTCTTTCCAATCCTTTTGATTATAAATTCCGATGGTCCGTCACATCCAAATTAGTATTCTGGACAACCGGCTTTCTTTTGTTATTCGGCTGGATTTCCTATTATTTTTTAGAAGGTAACTCTAGTTTAAAAGGTTTAACCACCACAGAACAAATCTTTCATTCTTTGTTTTATTCCGTAACTACAAGAACGGCTGGATTTAATACCTTAGAATTGAGTCAGATGGGTTTGCCAATCACCTTCATCTCATTTTTTCTGATGTGGGTCGGAGCCTCCCCAGTTTCCACAGGGGGAGGGATAAAAACTACTACCTTTGCCATATCATTACTCAATATCACTAATCAAATTCGCGGAAAAGAAAGGATGGAAATTGACCACCGAACTATTGCTAATTCTTCCATTGCAAGAGCCAGCGCAACTATTGTATTATCTTTGTTTGTGATATTTTCTGCCATCTTCTGTTTGTTGCTCACCGAAAATGCAAACTTTATCGATTTGTGTTATGAAGTTGTTTCCGCTTTTGGCACGGTCGGTTTGACACGTAGTCTCACACCACATTTAAGTGATTACGGTAAAATTATTATTTGTATTGTTATGTTTGTAGGAAGGGTTGGAATTTTAACACTACTTGTAGCCCTTTCTAAAAAAGTAGATCATATCTCTTACGAATATCCCAAAGAATATGTGGTTGTAGGTTAA
- a CDS encoding LIMLP_15305 family protein — translation MDQTWLKTTLERFKNEQDPIRKFLKETKLFEEALANQEFEKTDLLIRKELGGILTSFKESFRKLEEGFVQKAQIQNVGKTNPATTLLDRIIMKVNSAGYGLNGLGTGVKATQEEMENLLNHDFGMLTKVGELQKEILETLPTSFASNPEVAIESINKLFLDFETQFEARNSIFLKK, via the coding sequence ATGGACCAAACTTGGTTAAAAACAACATTAGAACGTTTTAAGAACGAACAAGATCCGATTCGCAAGTTCTTAAAAGAAACCAAACTTTTTGAAGAAGCCCTTGCTAACCAAGAGTTTGAAAAGACAGACCTTCTCATTCGAAAAGAACTGGGAGGAATTCTCACCTCATTCAAAGAAAGTTTTCGCAAACTAGAAGAGGGTTTTGTACAAAAAGCCCAAATTCAAAATGTCGGAAAAACCAATCCGGCAACCACACTTCTGGATCGTATCATCATGAAAGTGAACTCGGCAGGTTATGGACTCAATGGCCTAGGAACTGGTGTTAAGGCCACGCAGGAAGAAATGGAAAATTTACTGAACCACGACTTTGGAATGTTAACGAAAGTGGGAGAACTCCAAAAAGAAATTTTAGAAACTCTTCCCACATCGTTCGCCTCAAACCCCGAAGTGGCAATCGAATCCATAAACAAATTGTTTTTGGATTTTGAAACACAGTTCGAAGCAAGAAACTCAATCTTTTTAAAAAAATAG
- a CDS encoding SPFH domain-containing protein: MALIDRIKFEGSPSEIVWKYPSDEISTAGQLVVDESQEAIFFKEGKALDTFGPGTHTLKTGNIPILEALVNLPFGGKTPFTAEVYYVNKAIFAMKWGTNTPIPLEDPKYKIVLNIRAFGDYKFRIKDSKAFLINVVKGGNRTTNESIDEFLKPNIVRGIGDFISEVILNNNTSVVEINKFRDESSTAGKVKLAPEFEKYGIDLTEFNVSSVNFDQNDPNYQRIQKIITDKFEIDMLGDKYQQKKMFDIGQAAAENEGQGGGAMGAGMGMGMGMNMGQMMGNMMNQGGGQQQGGAPAANDPAARIAKLKGLLDQGLINAEEFEAKKKEILSSL; the protein is encoded by the coding sequence ATGGCACTAATAGATAGAATTAAATTTGAAGGAAGCCCCAGTGAAATCGTTTGGAAATATCCATCGGACGAAATCAGCACCGCAGGACAACTCGTAGTCGATGAAAGCCAAGAAGCCATCTTTTTTAAAGAAGGAAAGGCTTTGGATACCTTTGGGCCAGGAACTCATACTTTAAAAACAGGAAATATTCCCATCCTCGAAGCTCTCGTCAATCTTCCGTTTGGTGGAAAAACTCCCTTCACGGCAGAAGTTTATTATGTAAATAAAGCCATCTTTGCGATGAAATGGGGAACAAACACTCCCATCCCTTTGGAAGATCCAAAATACAAAATTGTTCTCAACATCCGTGCCTTTGGAGATTACAAGTTTAGAATCAAAGATTCCAAAGCCTTTTTAATCAATGTGGTCAAAGGGGGAAACCGGACAACAAACGAATCCATTGATGAATTTTTGAAACCAAACATTGTCCGTGGGATTGGTGATTTTATCTCTGAAGTCATCTTAAACAACAACACATCCGTTGTAGAAATTAATAAGTTTAGAGATGAAAGTTCCACTGCCGGAAAAGTCAAACTCGCTCCAGAATTTGAAAAGTATGGAATTGATTTAACAGAGTTTAACGTATCTTCGGTGAACTTTGACCAAAACGATCCCAACTACCAACGAATTCAAAAAATCATTACCGATAAATTTGAAATCGATATGCTCGGAGACAAATACCAACAAAAGAAAATGTTCGATATTGGACAAGCGGCCGCAGAAAACGAAGGCCAAGGTGGCGGTGCCATGGGTGCTGGGATGGGGATGGGAATGGGGATGAATATGGGCCAAATGATGGGCAATATGATGAACCAAGGCGGAGGTCAACAGCAAGGTGGTGCACCAGCAGCCAATGATCCGGCAGCTCGGATTGCGAAACTGAAAGGATTACTTGACCAGGGGCTTATCAACGCAGAGGAATTTGAAGCCAAAAAGAAAGAAATTCTTTCTTCGCTGTAA
- a CDS encoding potassium channel family protein, with translation MQRKKIAVIGIGSFGKLFVQYLFEDGHEVIAIDKDPVIIDSIKESVTVAVALDATDEHALLSQGIADVDYAVIALADDFETSIICADSLKKCGVKTIYARYQTPLQMKVLELLGIKDLFNPEERAARSMAETLSFSGMRSSFLLSDDYSVVEVTVPKRYINKTIAEADLRHKYNINVITIKRPFTNKEAKRASDAKGEKILGIPHGNTVLREEDVVVLFGSQTDITKFLET, from the coding sequence ATGCAAAGAAAAAAAATAGCAGTCATTGGAATTGGTAGTTTTGGAAAGTTGTTTGTTCAATATTTATTTGAAGATGGCCACGAAGTCATTGCGATTGATAAAGATCCGGTGATCATCGATTCGATTAAAGAGTCTGTAACCGTGGCAGTTGCTTTAGATGCCACAGACGAACATGCCTTACTTTCACAAGGGATTGCCGATGTGGATTACGCAGTGATTGCCTTAGCAGATGATTTTGAAACTTCTATTATTTGTGCCGATAGTTTAAAAAAATGCGGTGTCAAAACTATTTACGCTCGGTACCAAACTCCATTACAAATGAAGGTTTTGGAACTGCTCGGAATCAAAGATCTTTTTAACCCAGAAGAACGTGCCGCTAGAAGTATGGCCGAAACCTTATCCTTTTCTGGTATGCGCTCCAGTTTTTTACTTTCTGATGATTATAGTGTGGTGGAAGTCACAGTTCCAAAACGTTATATCAACAAAACCATTGCAGAAGCTGACTTACGCCACAAATACAATATCAATGTAATTACGATCAAACGACCATTCACAAATAAAGAAGCTAAAAGAGCCTCCGACGCCAAAGGAGAAAAGATTTTAGGAATCCCACATGGAAACACAGTACTACGCGAAGAAGATGTGGTTGTTTTATTTGGATCGCAAACAGATATCACTAAATTTTTGGAAACGTAA
- a CDS encoding patatin-like phospholipase family protein — protein sequence MKRTELERQAIQKFLKSVDLFKKLPPSVLLRLSNNVQEKLIRSHEALYYKGESSESIYIVRYGEILLENVAGQSHVYVGSGQVLAENSLISSSNHSTSAIAVIDSLVYVLSGKLFLQLASQEKIFAQNIIQMMGSRMRENLDRSSHNPKDHSIGLRRLCVHVPLEPEYHFGEKVTSFLDEYGEVTKKLSTAIPISTFKGMDPTQISEYLTNLRNKTPLLHIYFDESTSRMDLHYLVVQSDFIVFWEDEPEKFYKEKEEIIQFWKSRIRNFEGRAIRMMESGVRKSYLPQDQSLKTFYQKDTLARYLVAKTRGLALGGGGARALAHVGLLKVLHREGIHFDFVSGASMGAVIAALYARKNTPEEIEEMIKNFFGGLESAFDPTLPIVAFFKGKRMKRMLKKGFGDQRIEELPLPFATSAVDLQTGKEHIFDQGPITEALTSAMSLPGAFPPYRLGEKLLVDGGMINNVPENLIRTKGADVVMGINVSPLQEIVPVKLFEDRNTTEKGFFRYIWDTLKYPPILQIMTRTITLEGREITRLKRPKMDLFVHFHLEEFQLFDFARYQEIIDKGEQEAEANLAEIKQLFS from the coding sequence ATGAAACGAACTGAATTAGAACGGCAGGCCATACAAAAATTTTTAAAGTCTGTGGATTTGTTCAAAAAACTTCCCCCATCGGTTTTGTTGCGACTTTCGAATAACGTCCAAGAAAAATTAATCCGAAGCCACGAAGCTCTCTATTACAAAGGAGAGTCTTCGGAGTCCATCTACATTGTTCGGTATGGAGAAATCCTTCTCGAAAATGTCGCTGGTCAAAGCCATGTATATGTGGGTTCCGGCCAAGTATTAGCTGAGAACTCACTCATCTCCAGCTCCAACCATTCTACTTCCGCCATTGCTGTGATTGATTCCCTTGTTTATGTTTTGAGTGGAAAACTTTTTTTACAATTAGCATCTCAAGAAAAGATCTTTGCACAAAATATCATTCAAATGATGGGATCTCGAATGAGAGAGAACTTGGATAGATCCAGTCATAATCCGAAAGATCATTCTATCGGCTTACGTAGATTATGTGTTCATGTTCCCTTAGAACCGGAATACCACTTTGGTGAAAAAGTAACTTCCTTCTTGGATGAATATGGTGAAGTCACCAAAAAACTCTCTACAGCCATTCCGATCTCTACTTTTAAGGGAATGGATCCCACCCAAATTTCCGAGTATCTTACAAATTTAAGAAACAAAACTCCCTTACTTCATATCTACTTTGATGAATCCACTTCCAGAATGGATTTACATTATCTTGTGGTTCAATCGGACTTTATTGTGTTTTGGGAAGATGAACCAGAGAAGTTTTACAAAGAAAAAGAAGAGATCATTCAGTTTTGGAAAAGTCGGATTCGAAACTTTGAAGGCCGCGCCATTCGTATGATGGAGAGTGGAGTTCGTAAAAGTTATCTCCCCCAAGACCAATCTTTAAAAACGTTTTATCAAAAGGATACTCTAGCAAGATATTTGGTGGCAAAAACTAGGGGTTTGGCGTTAGGTGGTGGTGGAGCTCGAGCTCTTGCTCACGTTGGATTATTAAAGGTTTTACATCGGGAAGGAATTCATTTTGATTTTGTATCTGGCGCTTCGATGGGGGCAGTGATTGCTGCCTTGTATGCAAGAAAAAATACCCCAGAGGAAATTGAAGAAATGATCAAAAATTTCTTTGGTGGATTGGAAAGTGCTTTTGACCCTACCTTACCCATCGTTGCTTTTTTTAAAGGCAAACGAATGAAACGGATGTTAAAGAAAGGATTTGGTGACCAAAGGATTGAAGAATTACCACTTCCTTTTGCAACCTCTGCAGTGGATTTACAAACGGGGAAAGAACATATCTTTGACCAAGGTCCCATCACCGAAGCTTTGACCAGTGCCATGAGTTTGCCAGGGGCTTTTCCTCCTTATCGTTTGGGGGAAAAGTTACTTGTGGATGGGGGAATGATCAACAACGTTCCTGAAAATCTCATTCGTACCAAAGGTGCCGATGTAGTGATGGGAATCAATGTGTCTCCTCTGCAAGAAATTGTTCCGGTCAAACTTTTTGAAGATCGAAACACAACAGAAAAAGGATTCTTTCGTTATATTTGGGACACTCTCAAATACCCACCCATCTTACAAATTATGACAAGAACCATTACTTTGGAAGGAAGAGAAATCACTCGGCTCAAACGCCCTAAAATGGATTTATTTGTGCACTTCCATTTAGAAGAATTTCAGTTATTTGATTTTGCCCGTTATCAAGAAATCATTGATAAGGGCGAACAGGAAGCCGAAGCCAATTTAGCAGAGATCAAACAATTATTTTCTTAA
- a CDS encoding amidohydrolase family protein gives MYCDLHNHLYGCLPPETLFRIGKNNPEPRWHLYLDSYEKAYGIKIRPSTFFEDYADIQKFSKLYHFREKAPFLHFQAKFNLIIALVKFDEREITEVTHDVVLSNSLDDISYAEYRLMFGKEEPKESFYTKLMACLEGLTKGEESAKKEGKPIQSKLVMSLHRDLNFERNYDWMKNWMEKESMIRNGLVGIDFCHIEEGHPPKDKKTFFQSVTKDNQAEPNTALSILYHVGESFRDKTPFSAVRWVLESAKNGAHRLGHALALGIDSDYFLGDERTELVSEAKDQIECELESYSEITSFGPYYPKEELELKRKELKTKPDSEILKIHFDETQSQYLHTFQNYVMSKIAKTDVVIECCPSSNLYIGMLESHIDHPITRFLQNDIKLTIGSDDPGLFGTTMPEEYGHAHTAGVSEKDLESIREKSFSYRSTKLSGRELD, from the coding sequence ATGTATTGCGATCTACACAACCACCTTTATGGATGTTTACCCCCCGAAACTTTGTTTCGAATCGGCAAAAATAACCCGGAACCTCGTTGGCATTTGTATTTGGATTCCTATGAAAAAGCTTATGGTATAAAAATTCGACCTTCTACTTTTTTTGAAGATTATGCTGACATTCAAAAGTTTTCTAAACTCTATCACTTTCGAGAAAAGGCTCCCTTTTTACATTTTCAAGCAAAGTTCAATCTGATTATCGCCTTAGTAAAGTTTGATGAAAGAGAAATTACAGAAGTCACACACGATGTAGTGCTTTCCAATAGTTTGGATGATATCAGTTATGCAGAATATCGTTTGATGTTTGGAAAAGAAGAACCAAAAGAAAGTTTTTATACAAAACTTATGGCTTGTTTGGAAGGACTAACCAAAGGAGAAGAGTCTGCCAAAAAAGAAGGAAAACCCATCCAATCAAAACTTGTCATGTCATTACATAGAGATTTAAACTTTGAAAGAAATTATGATTGGATGAAAAATTGGATGGAAAAAGAATCTATGATTCGCAACGGTCTTGTGGGAATTGACTTCTGTCATATCGAAGAAGGCCATCCACCCAAAGACAAAAAAACTTTTTTCCAATCTGTCACCAAGGACAACCAAGCGGAACCAAACACTGCTTTATCGATTCTCTATCATGTTGGAGAAAGTTTTCGAGACAAAACTCCTTTCTCTGCGGTTCGTTGGGTTTTAGAGTCGGCAAAAAATGGTGCCCATAGACTGGGGCATGCCTTAGCTCTTGGGATTGATTCCGATTATTTTTTAGGGGATGAAAGAACAGAACTTGTATCCGAAGCAAAAGACCAAATCGAATGTGAATTGGAATCATATTCGGAGATCACAAGTTTTGGTCCGTACTATCCAAAAGAAGAACTCGAACTCAAACGAAAGGAATTAAAAACTAAACCAGATTCTGAAATTCTCAAAATTCATTTTGATGAAACACAGTCCCAATACTTACATACCTTCCAAAACTATGTTATGTCTAAGATCGCCAAAACGGATGTTGTGATTGAATGTTGTCCTTCTTCCAATTTGTATATTGGAATGTTAGAATCACATATTGATCATCCCATCACACGGTTTCTTCAAAACGATATCAAACTCACCATCGGTTCGGATGATCCGGGGCTATTTGGAACCACAATGCCAGAGGAGTATGGACATGCGCATACGGCAGGGGTCTCCGAAAAAGATCTAGAATCCATCCGAGAAAAGTCATTTTCCTATCGATCTACGAAACTTTCTGGTCGTGAATTGGATTGA
- a CDS encoding cobalamin-binding protein — MMGPERIICLTEEPTEMLYLLGEEKRIVGISVYTERPPKAKEEKTKVSAFISGNLKKITSLEPDLVIGFSDIQSQLAKDLIERGLNVLIFNQRSITEILSNMQMLGNLVGQADKAKILIDGWQRDISRWKLEAENQTYKPKVFFQEWDEPIITGIQWVSEAIELAGGEDCFSHLKDRKLAKDRIITAEDVRDSNPDIYVGSWCGKAMDWDWVRNKSEWQEVSALKKNKIFEMDPSIILQPGPALFLEGIPKLKEIFSSF, encoded by the coding sequence ATCATGGGACCGGAAAGAATCATCTGTCTCACCGAAGAACCTACCGAGATGCTCTATCTGTTAGGTGAAGAAAAGCGCATCGTAGGAATTTCAGTTTATACAGAACGGCCACCAAAAGCGAAGGAAGAAAAAACAAAAGTTTCTGCCTTTATCAGCGGAAATCTTAAAAAAATTACATCTCTCGAACCAGACCTTGTCATTGGTTTTTCCGACATCCAATCGCAACTCGCAAAAGACCTCATTGAACGAGGGTTAAATGTTCTTATCTTCAACCAAAGGTCTATAACCGAGATCCTATCTAATATGCAAATGCTTGGAAACCTTGTGGGTCAGGCAGATAAAGCCAAAATCCTAATCGATGGATGGCAAAGAGACATCTCCAGGTGGAAACTCGAAGCAGAAAACCAAACCTACAAACCCAAAGTCTTTTTCCAAGAGTGGGATGAACCCATCATCACAGGAATCCAATGGGTGAGCGAAGCCATAGAACTTGCCGGCGGAGAGGATTGTTTTTCCCACTTAAAAGACAGAAAACTAGCCAAAGATAGAATCATCACGGCAGAAGATGTAAGAGATTCCAACCCAGACATCTACGTAGGTTCTTGGTGTGGGAAAGCCATGGACTGGGACTGGGTACGAAACAAATCGGAATGGCAAGAAGTGAGCGCCCTAAAGAAAAACAAAATCTTTGAGATGGACCCAAGCATTATATTACAACCAGGACCGGCTTTATTTTTAGAAGGGATTCCCAAACTGAAAGAGATCTTTTCCTCCTTCTAA